From the Nitratidesulfovibrio sp. genome, one window contains:
- a CDS encoding DUF5343 domain-containing protein, whose protein sequence is MALTNAYVQVYGQLPELFTRISEGAAPDKFTNQHLKDWGYNSSNYRAVIPLLKALGFLSADGSPTSRYHEYRNTAQSKRIMADALKEAYGDLFTIKQTPKATDRELIEGKFKSTHNTSPHTAKLMASTFYALLDLADLSPTSDKKHDNTQIPHEESSTKSTSITTTDQSTRQHTRPSLHYNIQIHLPATKDIEVFNAIFKSLKEHLID, encoded by the coding sequence ATGGCACTCACGAACGCATACGTCCAAGTTTATGGCCAACTTCCTGAACTTTTCACTCGTATCTCTGAAGGGGCTGCGCCCGACAAGTTTACTAACCAGCACCTCAAGGACTGGGGATACAATTCTTCAAACTATAGAGCGGTAATTCCGCTACTTAAAGCTTTAGGCTTTCTTTCCGCAGATGGGTCACCAACGTCTCGCTACCATGAATACCGCAACACAGCTCAATCAAAACGAATCATGGCGGACGCCCTCAAGGAGGCTTATGGAGATCTGTTTACAATTAAACAAACGCCAAAAGCGACAGACAGAGAGCTTATAGAAGGAAAGTTCAAGAGCACCCACAACACCAGCCCACACACAGCAAAATTAATGGCAAGCACATTCTATGCCCTCCTTGACCTTGCAGACCTCTCTCCTACATCTGATAAAAAGCATGACAACACGCAGATACCCCATGAAGAATCATCTACAAAATCAACATCAATAACGACAACAGATCAAAGCACGCGACAACATACTCGCCCAAGCCTACACTACAACATTCAAATACATCTTCCTGCCACCAAAGACATCGAGGTTTTTAACGCTATATTCAAATCACTGAAGGAGCATCTCATTGATTAA
- a CDS encoding MerR family transcriptional regulator — MPSPSPSDTAQSAPPSDDGLLTIADIARRLSLPESTARYYCKRFAAFMPTVGDGRRRRYRVETLTIIEAIIEAMHTARTASAVEAILARRFPRNAAVQSAPGRAGAADGTSATRATASTAPQPVQPVPVPDDAPAVPPVPVGGVEPGHALYALIEHQTRALDTIAAALSTLAARQSAMDLLADLARSAEGEVGAIRKDVDTLRLLLDSSEKIHQQDLDQLRDWLGRVIADRRQRVRDQV; from the coding sequence ATGCCGAGCCCCTCACCGAGCGATACCGCACAGTCCGCGCCGCCGTCCGACGACGGCCTGCTGACCATCGCCGACATCGCCCGTCGCCTTTCCCTGCCGGAATCCACCGCGCGCTACTACTGCAAGCGCTTCGCGGCATTCATGCCCACCGTGGGCGACGGGCGCCGCCGCCGCTACCGCGTGGAGACCCTGACCATCATCGAGGCCATCATCGAGGCCATGCACACCGCCCGCACCGCCAGCGCGGTAGAGGCCATCCTGGCCCGGCGCTTTCCCCGCAATGCCGCCGTGCAATCCGCCCCCGGCAGGGCCGGGGCTGCGGACGGCACTTCCGCAACACGCGCCACCGCAAGCACCGCGCCCCAGCCGGTACAGCCGGTACCCGTGCCCGACGACGCCCCCGCCGTCCCGCCCGTCCCCGTTGGCGGCGTGGAACCGGGGCACGCGCTGTACGCACTCATCGAACACCAGACCCGCGCCCTGGACACCATTGCCGCCGCCCTGTCCACACTTGCGGCCCGGCAGTCGGCCATGGACCTTCTGGCCGACCTTGCCCGCTCCGCCGAGGGCGAGGTGGGGGCCATCCGCAAGGATGTGGACACCCTGCGCCTGCTGCTGGATTCTTCGGAAAAGATTCACCAGCAGGACCTGGACCAGTTGCGCGACTGGCTGGGCAGGGTCATCGCCGACCGGCGGCAGCGGGTACGCGACCAGGTGTAA
- a CDS encoding HU family DNA-binding protein, which translates to MLTKAEFVAALKEALPDVFVTKVSAEKAYDAFCRVLADGVANGAGVRLPGVGAFSVTERAARTGRNPQTGQSISIPARKAVKFMAAKTLVDGLNK; encoded by the coding sequence ATGTTGACCAAGGCTGAATTTGTTGCCGCCCTCAAAGAGGCGCTGCCCGATGTGTTCGTGACCAAGGTGAGCGCCGAAAAGGCGTATGACGCGTTCTGCCGCGTGCTCGCCGATGGCGTTGCCAACGGCGCAGGCGTGCGTCTGCCCGGCGTGGGCGCGTTCTCGGTCACCGAGCGGGCCGCCCGCACGGGCCGGAACCCCCAGACCGGTCAGAGCATTTCCATTCCGGCCCGCAAGGCCGTGAAGTTCATGGCCGCCAAGACCCTTGTCGACGGCCTGAACAAGTAG
- a CDS encoding C40 family peptidase: MLLSVVALAGCAGKQQIIMEPEAPSQVRQQAPSAPSQALVSTARSALGVPYRNGGRTPAEGFDCSGFVWWTFHQHGVNLPRTTEEQAACGSPVPPGNELRPADIIVFRTGSGPLGLHTAIYTGGGQFVHSPKPGGTVREESLTVHYWQRAFIAARRILRPADPPAPGMP, translated from the coding sequence GTGCTGCTGTCCGTTGTGGCACTTGCGGGCTGCGCGGGCAAGCAGCAGATCATCATGGAGCCGGAAGCCCCGTCGCAGGTCCGCCAGCAGGCTCCGTCCGCGCCGTCACAGGCACTGGTAAGCACCGCCCGCTCCGCCCTGGGCGTGCCCTACCGCAACGGTGGCCGCACCCCGGCCGAAGGGTTCGACTGCTCCGGCTTCGTGTGGTGGACCTTCCACCAACACGGGGTGAACCTGCCCCGCACCACCGAGGAACAGGCCGCCTGCGGCAGCCCGGTACCCCCCGGCAACGAACTGCGCCCCGCCGACATCATCGTGTTCCGCACCGGGTCCGGCCCGCTTGGCCTGCACACGGCCATCTACACCGGCGGCGGGCAGTTCGTGCACAGCCCCAAGCCCGGCGGCACCGTGCGCGAGGAAAGCCTGACCGTGCACTACTGGCAACGGGCCTTCATTGCCGCGCGGCGCATCCTGCGCCCGGCGGACCCGCCCGCACCGGGCATGCCCTGA
- a CDS encoding 3'(2'),5'-bisphosphate nucleotidase CysQ encodes MAPGSFSAGGGGGAGQDDGSRTGVAPFPLCDLLPLMEAAGRTILHWCGGAAPRIRRKADDSPVTEADEASQAVLAQGLARLRPGLPVLSEEGRIPPHAVRAGWPRFLLVDPLDGTRGFLNGEGDFAVCMALVEHGVPTAGILHFPALGVTWYGGRGCGAWRVEHGGPPEPVRAARTFPQRATVMQGRVRRTPRLDAYLAAHADIRSAAFPGRPGSPAPVPMPSDTAMQDRLRAGLFPHRRMQAGGPLKFCLVAEGVAHVFPCMHPTWEWDTAPGQALLEGAGGTVTLLDGTPLTYNKPDMRNGFILAVGPSDRAADARGERQDAPA; translated from the coding sequence ATGGCGCCAGGCTCCTTTTCTGCCGGGGGTGGTGGCGGCGCCGGGCAGGACGACGGCAGCCGGACCGGGGTCGCACCCTTTCCCCTGTGCGATCTGCTGCCCCTGATGGAGGCTGCGGGCCGGACCATCCTGCACTGGTGCGGCGGGGCCGCTCCGCGCATCCGCCGCAAGGCCGACGATTCTCCGGTCACCGAGGCGGACGAGGCTTCGCAGGCCGTGCTGGCCCAGGGGCTGGCCCGGCTGCGGCCAGGCCTGCCCGTGCTGTCCGAGGAAGGGCGCATTCCCCCGCATGCCGTGCGGGCGGGATGGCCGCGTTTTCTGCTGGTGGACCCGCTGGACGGCACGCGCGGTTTTCTGAACGGCGAAGGGGACTTCGCGGTGTGCATGGCCCTGGTGGAGCACGGCGTGCCCACGGCGGGCATCCTGCATTTTCCCGCGTTGGGGGTGACCTGGTACGGTGGGCGCGGCTGCGGTGCGTGGCGGGTGGAGCATGGCGGCCCGCCGGAGCCGGTGCGCGCCGCCCGCACCTTTCCGCAACGCGCAACAGTGATGCAGGGGCGGGTGCGCCGCACTCCACGGCTGGACGCCTATCTGGCCGCGCACGCGGACATCCGCTCGGCGGCGTTTCCGGGGCGTCCCGGATCACCCGCGCCGGTGCCCATGCCGTCAGACACGGCAATGCAGGACAGGCTGCGCGCCGGGCTGTTTCCACACCGGCGCATGCAGGCGGGCGGGCCCCTGAAATTCTGCCTGGTGGCGGAGGGGGTGGCGCACGTCTTTCCGTGCATGCACCCCACCTGGGAATGGGATACCGCGCCGGGGCAGGCGCTGCTGGAAGGGGCGGGCGGTACGGTCACCCTGCTGGACGGCACGCCGCTGACCTACAACAAGCCGGATATGCGCAACGGGTTCATTCTGGCCGTGGGACCTTCAGACCGTGCGGCGGACGCGCGCGGTGAAAGGCAGGACGCTCCGGCCTGA
- a CDS encoding VCBS repeat-containing protein — protein MQLLMRSAALVLALLLSAATAMAAPAPKSFAVLPFKVNGPAGYKYLERAIPEMLTSRLYWKDNFHPVSKEASAKVTPPETETQARAAQASLGADYAVWGSVTVVGEDCSLDVRVRDRDGKEWPKSANAKVAGLIPALKGVADSINAEVFKRPGEGGPANAAPKAVNQMNPELVHNEAQPQQVYLNPQFRYAGSPEGDSRIRSQALNYSAVGMVVEDLDGDGKNEVLMLDDHAVYAYRWDNGRLVPMGEYRSPGMAECLSIRTLDWNRDGLKEIVVSAYNSDGDPEAFILNWKGGQFTEVMHRVRFYLNVEKLPPDYIPTLIGQRGDSPRLFKPGVYEMMKTGDQLVPGKRLDLPEGANVFNFTYLPGGKGEGDKCVILTENERLRVHTDRGARLSETDENYSGSAKGIPEEPSMPGLGKDRVQLKNIYFVPLRMYAVNLDRDDNWELLVNRPISTASQFFERYRFFPQGEIHALYWDGVGLNLQWKTRRIKGSVADFTVGDFNNDGVTDIVLCVNTHPGALGLESRKTMLLAYPLDLSKADPNTAPDKTENEQQ, from the coding sequence ATGCAACTGCTCATGCGCTCGGCGGCGCTCGTGCTTGCCCTGCTGCTTTCCGCCGCCACCGCCATGGCCGCACCGGCCCCCAAGAGCTTCGCCGTGCTGCCGTTCAAGGTCAACGGCCCTGCTGGCTACAAGTATCTCGAGCGGGCCATCCCCGAGATGCTCACTTCGCGTCTGTACTGGAAGGACAACTTCCATCCCGTTTCCAAGGAAGCCTCCGCCAAGGTCACCCCGCCGGAAACCGAAACCCAGGCCAGGGCCGCCCAGGCCTCGCTGGGTGCCGATTATGCCGTGTGGGGCAGCGTGACCGTGGTGGGCGAGGATTGCAGCCTGGACGTGCGCGTGCGCGACCGCGACGGCAAGGAATGGCCCAAGTCGGCCAACGCCAAGGTGGCCGGGCTCATCCCCGCCCTGAAGGGCGTGGCCGATTCCATCAACGCCGAGGTGTTCAAGCGCCCCGGCGAGGGTGGCCCCGCCAATGCCGCGCCCAAGGCGGTCAACCAGATGAACCCCGAGCTGGTGCACAACGAGGCCCAGCCCCAGCAGGTCTATCTGAACCCGCAGTTCCGCTACGCGGGCTCGCCGGAAGGCGACAGCCGCATCCGCAGCCAGGCGCTGAACTATTCGGCCGTGGGCATGGTGGTGGAAGATCTTGACGGCGACGGCAAGAACGAAGTCCTCATGCTGGACGACCACGCCGTCTACGCCTACCGCTGGGACAACGGTCGCCTGGTGCCCATGGGCGAATACCGTTCGCCCGGCATGGCCGAATGCCTGAGCATCCGTACCCTGGACTGGAACCGCGACGGCCTGAAGGAAATCGTGGTCAGCGCCTACAACAGCGACGGCGATCCGGAGGCGTTCATCCTCAACTGGAAGGGCGGCCAGTTCACCGAAGTGATGCACCGGGTGCGCTTCTACCTGAACGTGGAAAAGCTGCCCCCGGACTACATTCCCACGCTCATCGGCCAGCGCGGCGATTCCCCCCGCCTGTTCAAGCCCGGCGTGTACGAGATGATGAAGACCGGCGACCAGTTGGTTCCGGGCAAGCGCCTGGACCTGCCCGAAGGCGCCAACGTGTTCAACTTCACCTACCTGCCCGGTGGCAAGGGTGAAGGCGACAAGTGCGTGATCCTTACCGAAAACGAGCGCCTGCGCGTGCACACCGACCGCGGCGCCCGTCTGTCCGAAACCGACGAGAACTACTCCGGTTCGGCCAAGGGCATTCCCGAGGAACCCTCCATGCCCGGTCTCGGCAAGGACCGCGTGCAGCTGAAGAACATCTACTTCGTGCCGCTGCGCATGTATGCCGTGAACCTGGACCGCGACGACAACTGGGAACTGCTGGTCAACCGGCCCATCTCCACCGCGTCGCAGTTCTTCGAGCGCTACCGCTTCTTCCCGCAGGGTGAAATCCACGCCCTGTACTGGGACGGCGTGGGCCTGAACCTGCAATGGAAGACCCGCCGCATCAAGGGCTCCGTGGCCGACTTCACCGTGGGCGACTTCAACAACGACGGCGTGACCGACATCGTGCTGTGCGTGAACACCCACCCCGGTGCCCTGGGCCTGGAAAGCCGCAAGACCATGCTGCTGGCCTACCCCCTCGACCTGTCCAAGGCCGATCCCAACACGGCGCCGGACAAGACCGAGAACGAACAGCAGTAG
- a CDS encoding Swt1 family HEPN domain-containing protein: protein MINPLKDLRDFMFRGVMFESEANKFQSAGIQVGADQGQAEERLLSEALTPFGVSRRNNAIEMARLYAVLHCFENEVRSLIRERLEEKEGPNWADKLPRNVKSYAESRQKSAFTDSWLEGEKADILGFIDFGHLSSIILENWKHFEDLIPSQHWLKQRMDELEKARNFIAHNRMLLPSEFHRMYMYIADWNRVIGL from the coding sequence TTGATTAATCCACTGAAAGACTTGCGAGATTTTATGTTTCGCGGCGTCATGTTTGAATCCGAAGCAAACAAATTTCAATCTGCTGGCATACAGGTCGGAGCAGATCAAGGACAAGCTGAAGAAAGATTACTCTCTGAGGCGTTGACACCCTTTGGAGTTAGCAGGAGAAACAACGCTATCGAGATGGCTAGACTATATGCTGTTCTGCATTGCTTTGAAAACGAAGTTCGCTCCTTAATCAGAGAACGGCTAGAAGAAAAAGAAGGGCCGAACTGGGCAGACAAATTGCCTAGAAATGTTAAAAGCTATGCGGAATCACGCCAAAAATCTGCATTTACAGATTCATGGCTTGAAGGCGAGAAAGCCGACATCCTCGGCTTTATAGACTTTGGACATTTATCATCAATAATTTTGGAGAATTGGAAGCACTTTGAGGACCTCATCCCCTCGCAACACTGGTTAAAACAAAGGATGGATGAGCTTGAAAAAGCAAGAAACTTTATTGCACACAATAGAATGTTGCTACCTAGCGAGTTTCACAGAATGTACATGTATATTGCAGACTGGAACAGAGTCATTGGTCTATAA
- a CDS encoding RsmB/NOP family class I SAM-dependent RNA methyltransferase → MTAPAARSFRIVCPPAQVPLVEDLLRAQGYGFDPEPFSPWCRRLTAEPRPLGGSLAAFFGLIYIQDRSSMLPPLALAPESGAAVLDLCASPGSKTGFLAQLVGPHGLVVGNEPNHTRLATLRQNLFTLNLVNAVACSHPGEALPLPDGSWTRIQLDPPCSGWGTVERNPSVLKLWQGDKVKPLIGIQRLLLAEAARLLAPGGRVVFSTCTTNVHENEAQVLHARDELGLEIVPLAPPPGFVFAEPELPGCEGTLRVDPERSGAQGFFIACLRKPGHGGLDGRGDAGPLADGPTLSDAERVRAAALPASAWPDTGLNPALLPDGVVAPFGDTAYFLPRPALERLPAALRWRGYPLGKWGKDGIRPSPRLRTLMPYPVGPHDLAGHDGHDGHDGQGGQGDGVPILHMDDPADISGLLTGRSIDAPRNANAALLYWRGLPLARLRVKGGRALWAER, encoded by the coding sequence ATGACCGCACCCGCCGCCCGCTCCTTCCGCATCGTGTGTCCGCCCGCGCAGGTGCCCCTGGTGGAGGACCTGCTCCGCGCCCAGGGCTACGGCTTCGACCCGGAGCCGTTTTCCCCGTGGTGCCGCCGCCTCACGGCAGAACCGCGCCCCCTGGGCGGCAGCCTGGCCGCGTTCTTCGGGCTGATCTACATCCAGGACCGCTCGTCCATGCTGCCCCCGCTGGCGCTGGCTCCGGAATCCGGCGCCGCCGTGCTGGACCTGTGCGCCAGCCCCGGCAGCAAGACCGGGTTCCTGGCCCAGCTGGTGGGGCCGCACGGGCTGGTGGTGGGCAACGAGCCCAACCACACCCGCCTTGCCACCCTGCGCCAGAATCTTTTCACATTGAACCTGGTCAACGCGGTGGCCTGCTCGCACCCCGGCGAAGCGCTGCCCCTGCCCGATGGATCGTGGACGCGCATCCAACTGGACCCGCCCTGCTCCGGCTGGGGCACGGTGGAGCGCAACCCCTCGGTGCTCAAGCTGTGGCAGGGCGACAAGGTCAAGCCGCTCATCGGCATCCAGCGGCTGCTGCTGGCGGAAGCCGCGCGCCTGCTGGCCCCCGGCGGGCGGGTGGTCTTTTCCACCTGCACCACCAACGTGCACGAGAACGAGGCGCAGGTGCTGCACGCCCGCGATGAACTGGGGCTGGAAATCGTGCCGCTGGCCCCGCCGCCGGGTTTCGTGTTCGCCGAACCGGAACTGCCCGGTTGCGAAGGCACCTTGCGGGTGGACCCGGAACGCTCGGGCGCGCAGGGCTTCTTCATCGCCTGCCTGCGCAAGCCCGGCCACGGGGGGCTGGACGGACGCGGCGACGCAGGCCCCCTTGCCGACGGCCCGACCCTGTCCGACGCCGAACGGGTGCGCGCCGCTGCCCTGCCCGCCTCGGCCTGGCCCGACACCGGCCTCAATCCGGCCCTGCTGCCCGACGGCGTGGTGGCGCCCTTTGGCGACACCGCCTATTTCCTGCCCCGGCCCGCGCTGGAACGGCTGCCCGCCGCATTGCGGTGGCGCGGCTACCCGCTGGGCAAGTGGGGCAAGGACGGCATTCGCCCCTCGCCCCGGCTGCGCACCCTGATGCCATACCCAGTCGGCCCGCACGACCTCGCCGGACATGACGGGCATGACGGGCATGACGGGCAGGGCGGGCAGGGCGACGGCGTCCCCATCCTGCACATGGACGACCCGGCAGACATCTCCGGGCTGCTCACCGGCCGCAGCATAGATGCCCCGCGCAATGCCAACGCCGCCCTGCTGTACTGGCGCGGCCTGCCCCTGGCCCGGCTGCGCGTGAAGGGGGGGCGGGCCTTGTGGGCTGAGCGTTAG